A region from the Gemmatimonadaceae bacterium genome encodes:
- a CDS encoding bifunctional riboflavin kinase/FAD synthetase has translation MTPDALGLPALAQGCVLTVGTFDGVHLGHRDILRRVHERADSTQLPAALVTFRPHPLEVVNPSAAPMLLTPDDEQLDALADSGPLDVIVLPFTADLAARSAESFVLDLLVRRYRMRELVIGYDHGLGRGRHGDASFLRALGAGHDFAVDVVPATLDANGAPISSSAIRTSVAHGDLERTARALGRPYAFRGRVVSGEQRGRLMGYPTLNVALPSPRKLLPPDGVYAVRTRTSRGSFGGMMNLGGRPTFGDATRTLEVHLFDVSGDWYGEAVSVELIRRLRDTTRFASVEALVAQLGRDAESARLALTQA, from the coding sequence ATGACGCCTGACGCGCTGGGGCTTCCCGCGCTCGCGCAGGGATGCGTCCTCACCGTCGGCACGTTCGACGGCGTGCATCTCGGCCACCGCGACATTCTGCGCCGCGTGCATGAACGCGCCGACAGCACGCAGCTTCCCGCGGCGCTCGTCACGTTTCGGCCCCATCCGCTCGAGGTCGTCAACCCGAGCGCCGCGCCGATGCTGCTCACGCCGGACGACGAACAACTCGATGCCCTCGCCGACAGCGGCCCGCTCGACGTGATCGTGCTGCCGTTCACAGCCGATTTGGCGGCGCGATCGGCCGAATCGTTCGTGCTCGATCTCCTCGTGCGACGGTACCGCATGCGCGAGCTCGTCATCGGCTACGATCATGGGCTGGGCCGCGGCCGCCATGGCGATGCGTCGTTCCTCCGCGCCCTTGGCGCCGGGCACGACTTTGCCGTCGACGTCGTTCCCGCGACGCTCGACGCGAACGGCGCGCCGATCTCGAGCAGTGCGATTCGCACGTCCGTCGCGCACGGCGATCTGGAGCGGACCGCGCGAGCTCTGGGACGCCCTTATGCGTTCCGCGGACGCGTCGTTTCCGGCGAACAGCGTGGGCGATTGATGGGTTATCCGACGCTCAACGTCGCGCTGCCGTCGCCGCGCAAACTTCTTCCGCCGGACGGGGTATACGCGGTCCGCACTCGCACCTCGCGTGGTTCGTTCGGCGGGATGATGAACCTCGGCGGCCGGCCCACGTTCGGCGATGCGACGCGGACGCTCGAGGTGCACTTGTTTGATGTGTCCGGTGACTGGTATGGCGAAGCTGTATCGGTGGAGTTGATACGTCGTCTACGGGACACAACCCGTTTCGCGAGCGTAGAAGCCCTTGTTGCACAGCTCGGCCGCGATGCCGAGAGCGCTCGCCTCGCGTTGACCCAAGCCTAA
- a CDS encoding TatD family hydrolase, with the protein MFIDSHCHLADPAFDDDRDAAVERARITGALAVVCIGESIAAAERAASLAATHPGFVFATVGVHPHDAADFDPARDEAAIRYLISRGALAIGECGLDSHYDHSPRDRQRRAFAAQLALARELGRPVIVHTRDAEEDTRAMIVEAGSAGVRGVLHCYTGSHALAEAALGVGWYVSFSGIVTFKKWDDDALIRLVPDDRLLVESDAPYLAPVPNRGKRNEPAWVSFTVARVAAARGVDPSALGRLTARNTIRFFSLPIDHPATAVP; encoded by the coding sequence ATGTTCATCGACAGCCACTGCCATCTCGCCGACCCGGCGTTCGACGACGACCGCGATGCCGCGGTCGAGCGGGCACGGATCACCGGCGCGCTGGCGGTCGTCTGCATCGGCGAGTCGATCGCGGCGGCCGAACGCGCGGCGTCGCTGGCGGCGACGCATCCCGGGTTCGTGTTCGCCACCGTCGGCGTGCATCCGCACGACGCCGCGGACTTCGATCCGGCGCGCGACGAAGCGGCTATTAGATATCTCATATCGCGCGGCGCGCTGGCCATCGGCGAGTGCGGCCTCGACTCCCACTACGACCATTCGCCGCGCGACCGCCAGCGCCGCGCGTTCGCGGCGCAGCTCGCGCTGGCGCGGGAGCTCGGCCGTCCGGTCATCGTCCATACCCGTGACGCCGAGGAGGACACGCGCGCCATGATCGTCGAGGCGGGCAGCGCCGGTGTTCGTGGCGTGCTGCACTGTTACACCGGTTCGCACGCGCTCGCGGAAGCAGCCCTCGGCGTTGGTTGGTACGTGTCGTTCAGCGGTATCGTCACGTTCAAGAAGTGGGACGACGACGCGCTCATTCGCCTCGTGCCGGACGATCGGCTGCTCGTCGAATCCGATGCACCGTACCTGGCACCCGTGCCGAATCGCGGGAAGCGCAACGAGCCTGCCTGGGTTAGCTTCACCGTCGCGCGCGTTGCCGCCGCACGCGGCGTCGATCCATCGGCGCTCGGGCGTCTGACCGCGCGCAACACGATTCGTTTTTTCAGTCTTCCGATCGATCATCCCGCTACGGCGGTTCCGTAA
- the selD gene encoding selenide, water dikinase SelD codes for MNDTIDRTNSREQLFRLTAFARCAGUAAKLGPGDLTRALSGVPVRSDPRLIVGRETFDDAGVFVLSDDLALVQTVDFFAPIVDDPYLFGQIAAANALSDVYAMGGEPITALNIVGFPSGKLPMDVLTEILRGGQDKVHEAGALVVGGHSIIDEELKFGLAVTGRAHPKRILSNANAQAGDRLVLTKPLGTGILATAAKRDELGTDERSALYASMCTLNAGASRAALMVGAVCATDVTGFGLLGHANHIAEASRVTLVIRAADVPALPGARDAWARGIRTGGAERNDEYLAERVEWGSVAAVDRALLMDPQTSGGMLVLVPASRVAEYLSLVPGAVEIGEVVARRARGLVLA; via the coding sequence ATGAATGACACGATCGATCGGACGAACAGCCGGGAGCAGCTCTTCCGGTTGACCGCGTTCGCCCGATGCGCGGGCTGAGCCGCCAAGCTGGGTCCGGGTGACCTCACGCGCGCATTGAGTGGGGTCCCCGTGCGGTCGGATCCGCGCCTCATCGTTGGGCGCGAGACCTTCGACGACGCGGGGGTTTTTGTGCTGTCGGACGACCTCGCGCTCGTGCAAACGGTCGACTTCTTCGCTCCCATCGTCGACGATCCCTATCTCTTCGGACAGATCGCCGCGGCGAACGCGCTGTCCGACGTGTACGCCATGGGTGGCGAGCCGATCACCGCGCTCAACATCGTCGGATTTCCATCGGGGAAGCTGCCGATGGACGTGCTCACCGAAATCCTGCGCGGCGGCCAGGACAAGGTGCACGAAGCGGGGGCGCTGGTGGTCGGTGGCCACAGCATCATCGACGAAGAGCTGAAGTTCGGGCTCGCCGTCACGGGTCGCGCGCACCCGAAGCGCATTCTCAGCAACGCCAATGCGCAAGCCGGCGACCGACTCGTGCTCACGAAGCCGCTCGGCACCGGCATCCTGGCGACGGCCGCCAAGCGCGACGAGCTGGGAACAGATGAGCGCTCCGCGTTGTACGCATCGATGTGCACGCTCAACGCAGGCGCGAGTCGCGCGGCGCTCATGGTCGGCGCCGTCTGCGCCACCGACGTGACAGGATTCGGCTTGCTCGGTCATGCGAATCACATCGCCGAAGCGAGTCGGGTGACGCTCGTCATCCGCGCCGCCGATGTGCCGGCGCTGCCCGGCGCTCGCGACGCGTGGGCGCGCGGCATCCGCACCGGCGGCGCGGAGCGCAATGACGAGTACCTCGCCGAGCGAGTCGAGTGGGGCAGTGTGGCGGCCGTCGACCGCGCGTTACTCATGGATCCGCAGACGTCGGGCGGCATGCTCGTGCTCGTGCCTGCCTCCCGCGTGGCCGAGTATCTTTCGTTGGTGCCCGGGGCGGTCGAGATCGGCGAAGTGGTCGCGCGTCGCGCTCGCGGTCTCGTGCTTGCGTGA
- the truB gene encoding tRNA pseudouridine(55) synthase TruB, whose amino-acid sequence MGRSHPIAATPTTEPPAADRVGSPNALLLVDKPAGLTSHDVVARVRRALRTKRVGHTGTLDPFATGLLVVLISRGTRLIPYVEGEPKVYEATIRLGSETDTDDLTGTVLRQAEPPSDAAIADAIARLTGAIDQIPPSFSAKQVDGQRAYDAARKGTPLHLPPVRVTVHEWTILHRAGNDLAVRITCGGGTYIRALARDLGRLSGSAAHLAALRRTRSGPFDVSSATTLDDIDRGQITLAPLGDAIPAMPRRTIDAAELTRVLHGNSIDARGESGRVALVDHDHSLIAIAERENDVLRPKLVLHDA is encoded by the coding sequence ATGGGACGATCCCACCCGATAGCGGCGACGCCGACGACTGAGCCGCCGGCAGCGGATCGAGTCGGGTCGCCCAACGCCCTCCTCCTCGTCGACAAGCCGGCGGGCCTCACCTCGCACGACGTCGTCGCCCGCGTTCGCCGCGCGCTGCGCACGAAACGCGTTGGCCACACGGGAACGCTGGACCCGTTCGCGACGGGACTGCTCGTCGTCTTAATTAGTCGCGGAACGCGACTAATTCCGTACGTCGAAGGCGAACCCAAAGTCTACGAGGCAACCATCCGCCTCGGTTCCGAGACGGACACCGACGATCTCACGGGCACTGTGCTTCGCCAGGCAGAGCCGCCGAGCGACGCGGCGATCGCCGATGCGATCGCTCGGCTCACCGGCGCGATCGATCAGATTCCGCCGTCATTCTCCGCGAAGCAGGTCGACGGCCAGCGCGCGTACGACGCCGCGCGAAAGGGCACGCCGCTCCACCTCCCGCCCGTCCGCGTGACGGTGCACGAATGGACAATCCTCCACCGTGCCGGGAATGACCTCGCGGTGCGCATCACGTGCGGCGGCGGCACGTACATCCGCGCCCTCGCGCGCGACCTCGGCCGCCTGTCCGGCAGCGCGGCGCACCTGGCGGCGCTTCGTCGCACGCGGAGTGGTCCGTTCGACGTTTCGAGCGCCACGACACTCGACGACATCGATCGCGGCCAGATCACGCTCGCCCCGCTCGGCGACGCCATTCCGGCCATGCCGCGCCGCACCATCGACGCGGCCGAGCTGACTCGCGTGCTCCATGGCAACAGCATCGATGCCCGAGGTGAGTCGGGCAGGGTGGCCCTCGTCGATCATGACCATTCTCTTATAGCGATCGCCGAGCGCGAGAACGACGTGCTCCGGCCGAAGCTGGTGCTCCATGACGCCTGA
- the secF gene encoding protein translocase subunit SecF, with protein sequence MLRILHDTKYDFIKHWKTAVIATVAFIVLGLALLVVHKERHGSALNYSVEFTGGTAIQLHFAQPAPADVVRGAVDQAGFAGAEVTSFGGPNDYMVKAPLKQGLAATNADSVATSIKTVLAARLPGNTVTSSEQSVGPRVGDELRNKAITAILISFVVTLIYLAFRFEWRFGVAAVVATAHDIFTTMAFLAMLRLEISLTVVAAILTVIGYSLNDTIIIFDRVRENLKKQRKESLRDVLNRSINETLPRSVLTHATVLAATLALLLFAGEVIRPFSWIMAFGVFTGTFSSIYVAGPILLYIERRWPRTPDAEHKGTSRALAEGRRRERPSPVGAP encoded by the coding sequence ATGCTGCGCATTCTTCACGACACCAAGTACGACTTCATCAAGCACTGGAAGACCGCCGTCATTGCGACGGTCGCGTTCATCGTGCTCGGCCTCGCGCTCCTCGTCGTGCACAAGGAACGGCACGGCAGCGCGCTGAACTACAGTGTCGAGTTCACCGGTGGTACCGCGATTCAGCTGCATTTCGCGCAACCGGCTCCGGCCGACGTGGTACGCGGCGCCGTCGATCAGGCGGGATTCGCCGGCGCGGAAGTGACATCGTTCGGCGGTCCGAACGACTACATGGTCAAGGCGCCGCTCAAGCAGGGGCTCGCCGCGACGAACGCGGATAGTGTTGCAACGTCCATCAAGACGGTGCTCGCCGCTCGCCTCCCGGGCAACACGGTCACGTCGTCGGAGCAGTCGGTCGGTCCGCGCGTGGGCGACGAGCTGCGCAACAAGGCGATCACCGCCATCCTCATCTCGTTCGTCGTCACGCTGATCTATCTGGCGTTCCGCTTCGAGTGGCGCTTCGGCGTCGCCGCGGTCGTCGCCACGGCGCACGACATTTTCACCACCATGGCGTTCCTCGCCATGCTGCGGCTCGAGATCTCGCTGACCGTCGTCGCGGCGATCCTCACCGTCATCGGCTATTCGTTGAATGACACGATCATCATCTTCGATCGCGTGCGCGAAAACTTGAAGAAACAGCGCAAGGAATCGCTGCGCGACGTATTGAACCGCTCTATCAACGAAACGCTGCCGCGCTCGGTGCTGACGCATGCCACCGTGCTCGCGGCGACGCTGGCGCTGCTGCTCTTCGCCGGCGAAGTAATCCGCCCGTTCTCGTGGATCATGGCGTTCGGTGTGTTCACCGGTACGTTCAGCTCGATCTACGTCGCTGGTCCGATCCTCCTCTACATCGAGCGTCGCTGGCCGCGTACACCGGACGCCGAGCACAAGGGTACGTCGCGCGCGTTGGCCGAGGGCCGTCGTCGCGAGCGTCCGTCCCCCGTCGGCGCTCCGTAA
- the rbfA gene encoding 30S ribosome-binding factor RbfA produces the protein MPGARSGGGGAPRRADRVAEAIREEVALFLANDAKDPRISRLVTVTGCEVTRDLRHAKVFVSVMGSDAEKKVTFEGLASVALHLRSRVGRALHLRLAPEIVFKPDESIARATRIEDLLAQIKDGTIPPDSGDADD, from the coding sequence ATGCCCGGTGCACGCAGTGGCGGCGGGGGCGCTCCCCGCCGCGCCGATCGCGTGGCGGAAGCCATTCGCGAAGAAGTGGCGCTGTTCCTCGCGAACGACGCCAAGGATCCGCGCATCTCGCGACTCGTGACCGTCACGGGCTGCGAAGTGACGCGCGATTTGCGGCACGCCAAGGTGTTCGTGAGCGTGATGGGCTCGGACGCCGAGAAGAAGGTGACGTTCGAGGGACTGGCGAGTGTGGCGCTGCACCTGCGCTCGCGCGTCGGACGTGCACTCCACCTGCGCCTGGCGCCGGAAATCGTCTTCAAGCCGGATGAGAGCATCGCGCGCGCGACGCGCATCGAGGATCTCCTTGCTCAGATCAAGGATGGGACGATCCCACCCGATAGCGGCGACGCCGACGACTGA
- a CDS encoding RidA family protein, which translates to MSLKIVQTDKAPAAIGPYSQGVVANGFLFTAGQIALDPATGQVVQGDVTAQTQQVMANLSAVLATVGATWKDIVKTTVFLHDMNEFPRVNEVYGKALGDARPARSTVQVSGLPRGVLVEIEAVVAIP; encoded by the coding sequence GTGAGCTTGAAGATCGTCCAGACCGACAAGGCGCCCGCCGCCATCGGTCCGTATTCGCAGGGCGTCGTCGCCAATGGATTCCTGTTCACCGCGGGCCAGATCGCGCTCGATCCGGCAACGGGCCAGGTCGTGCAGGGCGACGTCACGGCGCAGACGCAGCAGGTGATGGCGAATCTGTCCGCGGTGCTCGCTACCGTCGGGGCCACGTGGAAGGACATCGTGAAGACCACCGTCTTTCTTCACGACATGAACGAGTTTCCGCGCGTCAACGAGGTGTACGGCAAGGCACTCGGCGACGCGCGTCCCGCTCGCTCTACCGTGCAGGTCTCCGGCCTGCCGCGCGGTGTGCTCGTCGAGATCGAGGCCGTGGTCGCAATTCCTTAA
- the infB gene encoding translation initiation factor IF-2, with translation MSKLSVSELANEFGVSTEEVQSLLRSMDIPVRSHMSMLTDDQVARIRARWEREKRVRAEKQAAPAPTTRRRRTAAAEPAPVAAAPAPAAAGEAPVRRRRKAADVQAAAEEQAAAAAAAAEAEAKATAEREAAAAEAARQEAARMDALRLEEAARAQAEAAQAAAEERERATMETEVPRTVSVGDGARSAAAASSTPAAPERQRPRPVTPGAPRPRPVASSGFPPRPIASAAPGGGPGGGRRDDKRPQGGGGGGGGGGGGGGGGGGGAGAGAGVADRGGRRKKGKRGAVDQEAVDANISKTMAALRGAPSRRTASDMRRGTREDMEAARAAEAERERKTVRVNEFITVSELAQILKVPATEIVAFAFKNLGLMVTINQRLDFDQIELIAGEFGFQAVREDEYQAEEAGVAAEVDQPEDLAWRPPVVTIMGHVDHGKTSLLDYIRKANVVAGEAGGITQHIGAYHVSLPSGKNITFLDTPGHEAFTAMRARGAQVTDIVVLVVAADDSVMPQTIEAISHAKNAGVPLVVAINKIDLPQANANKVKQELLQHSVVLEEFGGTTLSTEISAKKGTNVNTLLDQILLQAEILDLKANPNRRAIGTVVEAQLDPGKGPVATVLVQNGTLKVGDDFIAGMYSGRVRALLDERGKAIKSAGPAIPAQILGFAGVPMAGDQLVVVEDAAAAREVAQRRERLDREAKSRRGTRGGVTLEDFMGQVASGGVHTLNIIIKADQGGPAEALADALIGLSTGEVKVDVVHRGVGAITESDILLARSAGAIIIGFHVRPDNNARTAAEREGVDIKLYRIIYEAVADVRAAMEGMLRPEEREVISGEAEVRDVFKVSRIGTIAGCSVRSGVINRQGRVRVVRDGVEIFDGTIASLKRFKDDVREVREGFECGIAVENFNDIKVGDVIECYRTESVARTLESPIPT, from the coding sequence TTGAGCAAGCTTTCGGTCAGTGAGTTGGCGAACGAATTCGGCGTGTCGACCGAAGAGGTGCAATCACTTCTTCGGTCCATGGACATTCCCGTTCGCAGCCACATGAGCATGCTCACCGACGATCAGGTCGCTCGCATTCGCGCCCGCTGGGAGCGGGAAAAGCGCGTGCGCGCCGAGAAGCAGGCCGCACCGGCGCCGACCACACGTCGCCGTCGGACGGCGGCCGCCGAACCCGCGCCGGTCGCGGCCGCGCCGGCGCCCGCCGCCGCCGGCGAAGCGCCGGTCCGCCGTCGCCGCAAAGCCGCCGACGTGCAGGCCGCCGCCGAAGAGCAGGCGGCAGCCGCCGCCGCGGCCGCTGAAGCTGAAGCGAAAGCCACGGCCGAGCGTGAAGCGGCAGCCGCGGAAGCCGCCCGCCAGGAAGCCGCGCGCATGGATGCGCTGCGTCTCGAGGAAGCTGCTCGCGCCCAGGCCGAAGCGGCACAGGCCGCGGCAGAAGAGCGCGAGCGCGCCACGATGGAAACCGAAGTGCCGCGCACCGTCAGCGTTGGCGATGGCGCACGTTCCGCGGCCGCCGCCAGCTCGACGCCCGCGGCACCGGAGCGTCAGCGCCCCCGTCCGGTCACGCCGGGCGCGCCACGTCCGCGTCCCGTCGCCAGCAGCGGATTTCCGCCGCGACCGATCGCCTCGGCCGCGCCGGGCGGTGGCCCCGGCGGTGGTCGTCGCGACGACAAGCGTCCGCAGGGTGGTGGCGGAGGCGGCGGTGGGGGTGGCGGCGGGGGTGGAGGAGGCGGCGGTGGTGCCGGTGCAGGCGCCGGCGTGGCCGATCGTGGCGGGCGTCGCAAGAAAGGCAAACGCGGAGCCGTCGACCAAGAGGCGGTGGATGCAAACATCTCCAAGACGATGGCCGCGCTGCGTGGCGCGCCGTCGCGCCGTACGGCGAGCGACATGCGCCGCGGCACGCGCGAAGATATGGAGGCCGCGCGCGCGGCGGAGGCCGAGCGCGAGCGGAAGACCGTGCGCGTCAACGAATTCATCACGGTCTCGGAGCTCGCGCAGATCCTGAAGGTGCCGGCGACGGAAATCGTGGCGTTCGCGTTCAAGAATCTTGGATTGATGGTCACCATCAACCAGCGCCTCGACTTCGATCAGATCGAGCTCATCGCCGGCGAGTTCGGCTTCCAGGCTGTTAGAGAAGACGAATACCAGGCCGAAGAAGCCGGCGTCGCCGCGGAAGTCGACCAGCCGGAAGACCTGGCGTGGCGTCCGCCCGTCGTCACCATCATGGGCCACGTCGACCACGGCAAGACGTCGCTGCTCGACTACATCCGCAAGGCGAACGTCGTCGCGGGCGAAGCGGGCGGTATCACGCAGCACATCGGCGCGTATCACGTCTCGCTGCCGAGCGGCAAGAACATCACGTTCCTCGACACGCCGGGCCACGAAGCGTTCACCGCCATGCGCGCCCGCGGCGCGCAGGTGACCGACATCGTCGTGCTCGTCGTCGCCGCCGACGACTCGGTCATGCCGCAGACGATCGAAGCGATCTCGCACGCGAAGAATGCCGGCGTGCCGCTCGTCGTGGCGATCAACAAGATCGATCTTCCGCAGGCGAACGCCAACAAGGTCAAGCAGGAGCTGCTCCAGCACTCCGTCGTGCTCGAAGAGTTCGGCGGCACGACGCTCTCGACCGAGATCTCGGCGAAGAAAGGCACGAACGTCAACACGCTGCTCGATCAGATCCTTCTCCAGGCCGAAATTCTCGACCTCAAGGCGAATCCGAATCGTCGCGCGATCGGCACGGTGGTCGAAGCGCAGCTCGATCCGGGCAAGGGCCCGGTTGCCACGGTGCTCGTGCAAAACGGGACGCTCAAAGTCGGCGACGACTTCATCGCCGGCATGTATTCCGGCCGCGTCCGTGCGCTGCTCGATGAACGCGGCAAGGCCATCAAGTCGGCGGGTCCGGCCATTCCGGCGCAGATCCTCGGCTTCGCGGGCGTGCCGATGGCGGGCGATCAGCTCGTGGTCGTCGAAGACGCGGCCGCGGCACGCGAAGTCGCGCAGCGTCGCGAACGTCTCGATCGCGAAGCGAAGAGCCGGCGCGGCACGCGCGGCGGAGTCACGCTGGAAGACTTCATGGGGCAGGTCGCCTCGGGCGGCGTGCACACGCTCAACATCATCATCAAGGCGGACCAGGGCGGCCCGGCGGAAGCACTCGCCGACGCATTGATCGGCCTGTCGACCGGCGAAGTGAAGGTGGACGTCGTGCATCGCGGCGTCGGTGCCATCACCGAGTCGGACATTCTGCTCGCGCGCAGCGCCGGCGCGATCATCATCGGCTTTCACGTGCGCCCGGACAACAATGCGCGCACGGCGGCCGAACGCGAAGGCGTCGACATCAAGCTGTACCGCATCATCTACGAGGCGGTGGCGGACGTCCGCGCGGCGATGGAAGGCATGCTTCGTCCGGAAGAGCGCGAGGTCATCAGCGGCGAAGCCGAAGTGCGCGACGTGTTCAAGGTCTCGCGCATCGGCACCATCGCGGGCTGCTCGGTGCGCAGCGGCGTGATCAATCGCCAGGGTCGCGTGCGCGTCGTCCGCGACGGCGTCGAGATCTTCGACGGAACGATCGCGTCGCTCAAGCGCTTCAAGGACGACGTCCGCGAGGTGCGCGAAGGCTTCGAGTGCGGCATCGCGGTGGAAAACTTCAACGACATCAAGGTTGGCGACGTGATCGAGTGCTATCGCACCGAGTCGGTCGCGCGCACCCTCGAGTCGCCGATCCCCACCTGA
- the secD gene encoding protein translocase subunit SecD has product MPLKWRVTIIVALSLLSIWALIPRDVTTRERDANGVLQDVTHRRVPLKEGLDLSGGMYVSLEINDEKQAIPASQRGEAIDRALKTVRTRMEGFGTSETVVEKEGNDRIAVQVPGIQDPERARALLQEQAVLKFEITDKTQALERSLPKLDQVVKARGLSKVASTAGVADTSKSIANKGLQGLLKTADTTKGADSSKKLASAAGKDTASADSLKLQPGGAFSSLIQQGGMPGEFYVAMDQIPTLDRYLSDSAVKAALPPGKELLPSTDTVSLQNKWYRAYYLVDAKPIMTGDHLTGAQPNQSSTDGTVVEFQLDNEGGRRFGNETGKHVNDYMAIILDDRVMGRPPVIQSAIRTRGQITMGGKSLADAQDLALVLRAGALPVPLRVAQTQAIGPSLGKDSIHKGLTASIIAVALVVIIMLVYYRFSGFLAVCGLTLYMLYTLAVLAGFDAVLTLPGIAGFVLSIGMAVDANVLIFERIREELARGKTVRTSIDEGFRHAMPAIVDSNVSTILTAAVLYQYGTGPVKGFAVTLIAGIVASLVTSIFVVRTFYILWLNRSRGAQTLSI; this is encoded by the coding sequence ATGCCCCTGAAGTGGCGTGTTACGATCATCGTCGCCCTCTCCTTGCTGTCGATCTGGGCGCTCATTCCGCGCGACGTGACTACCCGCGAGCGCGACGCCAACGGCGTTCTCCAGGACGTGACGCACCGTCGCGTGCCGCTCAAGGAGGGTCTCGACCTCAGCGGCGGCATGTACGTCTCGCTCGAGATCAACGACGAGAAGCAGGCGATCCCGGCTTCGCAGCGCGGTGAAGCGATCGACCGCGCGCTCAAGACCGTTCGCACGCGCATGGAAGGGTTCGGTACGTCCGAGACGGTGGTCGAGAAGGAAGGCAACGACCGTATCGCGGTGCAGGTGCCGGGCATTCAGGATCCCGAACGCGCGCGCGCGCTGCTCCAGGAGCAGGCGGTGCTCAAGTTCGAGATCACCGACAAGACGCAGGCGCTCGAACGCTCGCTGCCGAAACTCGACCAGGTCGTGAAGGCGCGGGGTCTCAGCAAAGTCGCGTCGACCGCGGGCGTTGCCGACACGTCGAAGAGCATCGCGAACAAGGGACTTCAAGGTTTGCTCAAGACGGCCGACACGACGAAGGGTGCGGATTCGTCGAAAAAGCTCGCCTCGGCGGCCGGCAAGGACACCGCGTCGGCCGATTCGCTCAAGCTGCAGCCGGGCGGCGCGTTCTCGAGCCTGATTCAGCAGGGCGGCATGCCCGGCGAGTTCTACGTGGCGATGGACCAGATCCCGACGCTCGATCGCTACTTGAGCGACAGCGCGGTCAAGGCCGCGTTGCCGCCAGGCAAGGAGCTGCTGCCGAGCACGGACACGGTGTCGCTGCAGAACAAGTGGTATCGCGCGTACTACCTCGTCGACGCGAAGCCGATCATGACGGGCGATCACTTGACCGGTGCGCAGCCGAACCAGAGCAGCACCGACGGCACGGTCGTCGAATTCCAGCTCGATAACGAAGGCGGCCGCCGCTTCGGCAACGAGACGGGCAAGCACGTCAACGACTACATGGCGATCATCCTCGACGATCGCGTGATGGGTCGTCCGCCCGTGATTCAGAGCGCGATTCGCACGCGCGGCCAGATCACGATGGGCGGCAAGTCGCTCGCCGATGCCCAGGATTTGGCGCTCGTGCTTCGCGCCGGCGCGCTGCCCGTACCGCTCCGCGTCGCGCAGACGCAGGCGATCGGTCCCAGCCTCGGAAAGGATTCGATCCACAAGGGTTTGACGGCTTCGATCATCGCGGTCGCGCTCGTCGTCATCATCATGCTCGTGTATTACCGCTTCTCCGGCTTCCTGGCCGTGTGCGGTTTGACCCTCTACATGCTCTACACGCTCGCCGTGCTCGCTGGATTCGACGCCGTGCTGACGTTGCCCGGCATCGCCGGCTTCGTGTTGTCGATCGGTATGGCGGTCGACGCCAACGTGCTGATCTTCGAGCGCATTCGGGAAGAGCTCGCCCGGGGCAAGACGGTGCGCACGTCGATCGATGAAGGCTTCCGCCACGCCATGCCGGCGATCGTCGACTCCAACGTCTCGACCATCCTCACGGCCGCGGTCCTCTACCAGTACGGCACGGGTCCGGTGAAGGGATTCGCCGTCACCCTGATCGCCGGTATCGTCGCCTCGCTCGTCACGTCGATCTTCGTCGTGCGCACTTTCTACATTCTGTGGCTCAACCGCTCGCGCGGCGCCCAGACGCTGAGCATCTAA